A segment of the Coffea arabica cultivar ET-39 chromosome 8c, Coffea Arabica ET-39 HiFi, whole genome shotgun sequence genome:
ggattgcttgCTTTCCCAAATAAGTTTTCAAATACAATGCCATAGTAACACACTCCAAATACACCTAACAAAAACacacaataaaaaaatttataacaaATCCTACCACATCTTTCTTCTTCCACCCACACCACCCACCGAACACCACTACCCACAACCCCTCCCCTCTCCCTCCTCTCTCCTCCCTCTTCCTTTTTCCTCccctccctcctcctcctccctcttcccTCCCTCCCATCCTTCCCACTCCTCTCCTCTCCCCTCCCTTCCCATAGCCGGACCCTCCACTCCCTCCCCCTTTGGTCACAGTGGCCGCAATCAAACCAGAGGGAGAGGAAGGGGAGGGGAGAGGAGCGGAGAGTGGGGGAGGAGGGGAGGAAGAGGAAGGAGGGGCAGGAAGAGGAAGAGGGCGGAGATAGGAGGAGGGAGGGGGGCGGTAGCGGTGGTGGGGAGGAGGGGAGGGATGGTGGGTGGTGGTGGAAGAttcaacaaatttttaaaaataccccacaaaattttaaaaacaccccaaaaTACATCTACAGtgaaaagtttttaaaatacaatGCTACAgtgtagtttttgaaaaatacccCCGAAAAACACCTAATCCATATAGACCCCATTGGAGAGATTGGATGTTATGTTGTTGCCTTTCAGAATACAGAGGAATTTCTACCAATTAGGTTGTCACAACCAACTATGTTATACAATATTTTAACCCTTAATGACTAATGAAAAGTTTTGAGAGCCAAAATTCAGTGATTAAAACAACTACAGAAAACAAATTTCAATAAAGTGCCTCTAAAGAAAAGGTAATACAAGTGGTCAAGTGATACTAGGGAAAACTGCAATGTGGTTACATGCAATTTACTGTAAGGCTAAGATGGACAACAAGTTATAGAAGGAAATCAAAGGCTTTTCTTGTCACAAGTCAAAATGACAAGGAATATTGCATTCATGCATTGAGCCTAATAATCATGTTGATGGTGGCAAACCAAAAGAATCCCCAACCCTTAGGGTGTTTTACATAATTCAACATTATTCAAAGAGGCAAATGAGACCcttgcatgtgtgtgtgtgtttgagagagaaagagaggattGCAGAAGGAACAGTCTTCAAACAAATATTGTTCAATTGAAGCTTGAAGCACTGAACTTGCAAAACAGCGAGAGAAAGCCTTAAGATGAGCTTTTTCTTTACTAGTTTACATTTTGTATAGAGAAAATTACTTTCTTAAAAGCCTGGTGCAATGGTATTTGGTATGGACTGTCTAAGCACTTATGTAAAATAAATTCATCAGAACCAAATTTGAATATCTCACATCCAACTAAATGATTGTTCCAAGCAGTTTGTAAAGTCCAGATTAAATAAAGACCAAAGCAAGGAGAAGGTATACTTTTGGATAACTTTTAAAAGTGCATGTTCCGAATCAGGAATTACAGGTAAATGTCCGAAAAAGAGGAGAGACTTTCACATATTTTAGCAAATTATTTACCAACATGGAAACGATGATTACAGACTCATTGATACACGTGATAGTATTCAATAACTTCATAGCTTAAGACTTTAAACCAAAGTAGAATCTTCTAATATCTGTTACCCAAAGGATCTCTAATTCATGCAACATTCAACACTATCATTCTGGATAATACAAttcaaaaaactaaaaattcaaGCAAAACAAACAGAAGCCCAATTTAAGGAATTGCTATGGGACAGTATCTTAACATGACAACTACATAAGTAAGAGATCCTCGGAAGATGGTTAAAGCAGAATTCAACTACCATCTTTAAGCATTCCTATcatattttccctttaatagatcTCTAAAAACTCAGGCAGCATAAttgtggtttttttttgggggggaacAAACAACAATCTAGAACTATCTAATCCTAATCTAAGAGAACCTAAAGTTAGTGCAGCCAACAAGTAACTGAATATATTCATCAAATCGTACAAAAGATAAATATAAGAGATTCTGCAAGAAATGGCTTGAAATCCATCACTGCATGGAACATTCATAACAATTAGGACTAGAAATAGTTCTGACAGACAACTGACACTGCATGGCCAACACAGCCAACTAGGCCAAGATGAAAACACATTTAAATTCTTACGCGAAGTGGACTCTGAACAGACAATCTTTCCAGCACAAAATTCTCAACAAATGGATCCCCCTGGAAATCTTCATCTCCACCATCTTTTGAGTCCTTGCCAGATAAGAGTATTGACAATTTCAGACTCCATGATTGGCCAGAATTGACACAAGCAACAAAGGAAGCAAGGTCAAGCTGATAACATAATGTATCACAGAGCTGTTCAACACAGGAAACCTGCCAAGACAAACAGACAAAATCAGAAAGTGCTGGTGCTTGTGCACGTGTAAGTTTATACATTCAATCTACATAAACAGACAACTTGATACATTTTTGTCATGCATCGATTCATAACCATGCAACGGACGTCAGAAGAAAGTACAACAGCTAAGGCATGATTTGCATATGACATTTAAAAACTTTAAACTACGAAGCTTTTATTCACAAAATATTACCTCATCTGACTTATTACCATATAAAGGGGATTCCTCCAAGCGAAGAACTTGTGATTTAGTGGTCCACAAAAGTTGCATCAATTTTCTTCTCATTGCAGTTTTGCCAGACAAAAGATCCCAGCCCATGACAGCAACAAGGGGTTGAAGTCGCGGAGCAAGTGACAAAATCTACCACATATATGGATACCAAATAAGAAATATAAAAAACGGCAAGTTAAGGAAATAAATCAACTTTCAATGGCAAAAAGTCTAGTGTCAAATGGATGGTTAAACTAGTAGAATCAATTTGAGCACAGGAAAGGACACGTACATGGCTAGCTTCTTCAAGTTGTTCATCCCGCACAGCAGTCAGAGCAGCATCCATGGTGCATTCAAGAACATGCAAGCCACTAACACGAGCATAATGGTACATATCTCTCGTGCAAGCTGATGTTGCAATATTCAACTGAACACTTTTGATGTTTGAAGTCGTCTCAGGCGTCATTTCTGCACTAAAATTCTCAAGACGATGAAAGGGCAAATGGATCCTGCCATTTTCAGAAGCTTTGAATGTCTCTATTTCCTCAGAAAGTAACTCATCTTGAATAACCTGTAAAGAGTTACAATACAGGCTGAAATAAGTAATCTATCACCAATCAAGAATGTGCTAAAGAATTTCTAACTTTCCTACCTAAGTACAAATGTAGGTCTTgacatattttaaaaaaaaaaaaaaaaaaaactctgcaATTCCTCCATTCAAATGCGCATGAAGGACATAATCGTTTAACAACAGAGAATGTTCACCACTATTAAATGCAAAGGAGAACTCAGCAGGAAGTctaaaaaggggtaaaatggtcacaaGAATAGCCGCCATTTCTTGTGTGTTTGAAGGCAAGTGCTAAAGATCAGCCACCGAAATCTCATCCTCATTTAATCATACTGGAGCTTCAATCAGAAACAAGATAAGAGGCCAActattgaattaaaaaaaagagatggaaacCTTAATAAAGAACAGAAACTGCAAACACAAGGAGCCCGCTGGTCTACATACTTCCTTTATGCAGCTACTAACAGATTTGCTTGCTTAAAACCAAGCTTATCAGCTAACAATCCAGCGTTCTTTCCACCAATGCATGCAGTTGAGAAATTCAAGCCTATAGTAGCTCTACAGATCCCTTTAGGGATATTTCTTAAGAGGGCTTCCCGGACAGACTGATGGCTGATTGATTGCAATCAGCAGTATGTGTAAAGAACCCTAACTGTAGAAATCACCATCAAATGTTTAAAAGTCATGCTCTGACGTCTGAAAAATCGGCAATCAAATGGCTGAGTTGCTGCTGGAGTGTCTCCACCCAAAATAACCCCCAAGAGAGTCAATGGTGTCAAAATGCAAAACTTAACGTCCAATATCACCCCCCTTACGAGGCTAGAACAGTTTTTGTTCAAACTCTCAATCTTCTATTTTAACTACTACTACCAAGGTCAGGTATCAACATTTTaatgttttccatttttccaggCCTATTAATGCTAATTGCCATATAAGATATAGTATCTAAACTGTAGCAGTTGAAGAAGGCCATTAATGTTCAATTTGCTCCCTGAATTATAGTTGACACAAGGAATCGGATGAAGGCGGTGACTAACCGAAGCAGAAGAGAAATCacaggagaaagaaagagtgaagatGAATCAGGCAAGGGAAGGAAAAATTGAAGCAGCAGAACAGAAAGAAGCAAAATGAAATCAAAAGATGGAAGAATGAAGAGAAATAGAAAAAGATCAGTTTAAGATATAAGAActgaagaaggaaaaggaagtgGGGTAGATAGATACAGACACCAAGAATATGCAAATAGATGATCTACCACTAACAGAGAGTAAGAAATCAAACAACAGAATGGAAAATGAATTCGATGGAAAATGTTGGTTGCATAGTTGAGTAAATGAGAAGCAGAATTCAATTAATCTGCAGAAAAACAAGACATATCAACATGAGGGATCAGCCACCACAATGCAGTCTTATATATAGCCTGCTGAAAGATGCAGCTAACTTGACAACAGCATACCATGATGTTAAGACAGACAATCACCCTTTAAACTGCACTACTAAACAAACGTCATACACTAGAAACCATCTTAGAGTCCTTTTGCATGTCCTTGTCATCAGAGCAACCATCTGAAGTTTACCGAGCTTAAAATGCCAAGGAGTCCATCATTCAGGAGGCTTGACATTCTTTGCCTCAAGTTTACAATCTTCTGAGTTGAACCCACAACCTTCAATTAGAGATGGAAGCCCAACCCTTGAACACAACAATTTTCAGGAAAAGATGGCAAAACAATaagcaatgtatataaaataCTGACCATCAGAACTGAAAACTGCCCCTACCTGCGGGACCCCTTCCTATTGAAAGCAAGTCTTCCTTTGGGACATCCCATTTATAGGAACCTTACATGCAACCCATATCTTGAAGCAAGTTTGTCTGCACCTTTCAGAATATGGAGAAAACTTGCCAAATTCATTATCACCTGatctaaaagtaaacaaaaatgATTCCTTTGTTCTTTTTTTGGTAAACCATTTTTCCATCACCCTTTCAGTCCATTTTAGCTGACTCCATTGTCAAGGAAATTCAACCTCCATCAAACATGCTCAACTTGCCAAATTATAATTCACCCAAGAGATTTCTTCCGCTGTTGCCACTCTAGAGGAAATTCACGTTCAATGTCACATGCAGCAGAGCTCTATGACCATGCACCAAAGCATCATTTTATATTCCTATACTTAGTGTCTTTGGTGTGCAGAAAGCCTCCCATCCCACAACTGCTCCCACTATGTTACACACCTAAAGCAGTCTTCAAGTAGAGTGCTTGCACCTCGGTGAATCCTGAACACAAATTTCCTTTCTGCAGGGTGCAGATGTAGTTCTACTCTTCTCCATTATAATTAATTCCTACTTCAATTTATCAATATTGCAGACAGTACCTTGCAAGAGCAGGTAGGAAGCTTTCACTGCTATTTGCAGTCATAGATTATTAACTTATTGGATTAACAGGAAAGCAGTAAAATACGACCAAATCCTCAGACAAATCAAGTCcttgaaaaaaattgaattgcAAGATAATAGCTTCCCATCACAGAAGATCAGATATTTTTGGAACTAATATACAAAGAATAAGTGTGCACTTTTTTCTTAGAATGGAAAAGAAATAATAGCATCAGGATAGccaaaaaaatatacatttacTTCTGTGTCAAAAAGGACTCTACAAGATTTCACTAGCCGGCTACAACCAGTTTAAGGGTGACTCAACATAAGCACCATAGCAAAAATTATGAACAATTAACTATTTTTTACTAGCAAATAAGTTCAGCAGCTCAGATGTTTAAAGACTAAACATCAATACCACCTGAATCATCTGAACAAGACGGATGCAAGATGAAGAAAGTGCTTCTCCATAAACTGACAACAATTTATCTCGCACGGCGAACCAGGAATCTCCATAGTTAACTCTTCTTGGCAAAACCTTCCTGAGGAGACCTTCCAAAACCATTCTAGTACAACAACAAAAGGGAGTTGAATCAAATAGCTGGAGAACTTCTTCAAGCTTTTGACATATtaaaaggaaacaaagaaaaaatctCAAAGTTAACAGTAACcgtcttaaaaaaaataaatgtctTATCATTGGTAcatttctcttttttccccttcttttggTGACTTTTAAGAAGTGGCAATAGAAAGAGAATATATAGCAGACTTTTAATTACTTATCAATATTCTGTTGGTTTGTTATGCATGAAAAATTAAGATCTCatggagcaaaaaaaaaaaaaatagcttctGCAATCTGCAGATAACAAATTTGTGACTAGGAGAATACTATTTTTGTCTCTCGACTTTTGACAATCTGACAATCTGAAAGATGTTTCATAAGAGACCAATTTTCACCTAGGAAGGAATTTAGAGAATGAAAAGACAATATGAGGTGCACACATAAGTTTCAAGCCTCTTGACAATCTAAATTCTACATCAATTGGCAGATGACTACAGTAACCATAACTGTCTATAACAGTTATCAATACACTAATTCCTCATGACATTCAAAACTTCCAATGTTGAACCATCAGAAAAACAGAGAAGATAACAAAGCCCAGCTTCTACGAGAAAGTAATCAATGTCAACAAAACCCCAATATACAAAGTGATAAAGAAGATAACTGCACAGTACACACATGCCTAAACAAGTTTCCACTTCCAAAGCATCAAATTCATAaaatcctcaaacaaattatgTTGATTAAATAATGCACATCCTGTGCTTAGAATGGTCAAATTATTCCAGGACACGTAATCAATTCCAGCCTCCTTTCATATGAGAATCACATAGTACATTGACCCTAACAATAACTACCTAGCCCATTAACTTACAAAGTATCTTTCCTAAATTTTCATTGCTTCTATACAATTTCAATTGCTTCTATACAATTTCAATTATTATTTTTCCTCCCAATTCTACCCTAACAAATAACTGCTGCTGGAAAACATCAAACAGTCAATAATTTTAAATACTTTCATGAGCTTCATAGTTGTGATGTATTTTATCAAGACATTAGACTCATTGCCCAATGAATCAAACAGATCAGATATCCACAAATAGTTGTATTCTCTTTTCAAAGATGCCAAAGTGGCTACTGGCTTCTATTTGCAATTTAGACTGATATCAAATACACACCCTCAAGATacttaaacattaaaaaaacaaaaaaaaactatttctaTATTTTTCCAGAAAGTTGCTGGCTCACTCCCATATGAAAGATACCAGCTGCAAATTCAAGAACAAATTCAAAAAAACATCTTCTCATTTGGTAATTCGAAAAGTATGTGAGAACCGAGCAAACAAAAGCTTCTCCAGTTTCACGTCAATCCAGTAACATATCCTTTTCATCATCAGAAAGTTGTTTGTTACTTTGTTTAGCATATCCGGACAGCACATTGAGCTTCAAATTTGCAAAAGGATAATATTGACTTCAAATTTGCATAATCCTAAAAACTTCAAATTCACATGGGATAATGGTCAACAAATAGCAATTTTCATTAGCATTTAATTCCTCCTGGATGAGAATTCCCTTTTCTCCCTTTCATAAGCAATATGTGTAGATATGTGAATACCATTAACTAGTCTTCAATCTCCATATTTCACAACTTTTGAACAGCAAACTTCTTGGAAAACTCTTTCCTCTAATAGTTTATATTTTAACCTATCCTCTCAATCTAACGCTCTCAAATTCAAGCACGCTATTGTGTCCTTTTCCATGCATGTCAATTCTGGTTCATTGGACAAGGTCAGGATACAGACGAAAGAGCCAACAAAATTCCACTTTCTACTTCTGATTTTCAATCAAAACCatattcaaccaaaaatcaccagcATAAACTCCAATTAATCTCGataaaacattaaaggaaaataaagattacaacattattaaaaaaaaaaaaacatcaacCATGTTGGTAAAATCACAACTGCACATACCGGTAGTCCATGTCCTCCACACCAAAATCCAAATGAAGATACTTTAAATGAGAAACCACCCCATCCAGCTCATTCTTGTCCAATAATTCCTTCATAGCATCTAAATGCACAATCTGGACACATCTTTGCGCCAACCTAAACACCCTATCCTCCACCTCCATTCGTTTCCCTTCCGTCCTCAATGTAATTGCCATCCCTGAATCATCCTTCTGAATCATACCCAGCTGTTTCTCAATATTCACACACAACACATCAAAAACCTCTGcattttccaaaattacccTCTTCAAAACCATCATTTCCTCTTCCCCAATCTCCTCAACAGATTCTGCAACCCCCTCCCTCTCCTCCTCTCCCTCTACTACCATCATGTCCGGCCTCAATCGGCTCAAACCCACATTAGAAATCCTATCCAAAACCCACAAACACTTACCATTTTCCTTGTCCAAAATCCTAAAACCGTCCTCTTTCGCCAAAAACTCAACCGGGATATTGAAATTTCTAAAGCCGCCTTCATTTCCCTGAATTCCATTCAACTCTACATGCTTTTTAACACTCTCCACCACCCTGTAACTTACAATTTGCACATACAACAAGAACTCAGCCCTCAATTTCAAGCTATTTTCGTCGAACGACCAGAGCCCCAGAACGGGTTCATTGAATTGCAAAAGTTCGAGGGTTGACAAAAAGGCGAGGAGGGATGGGGAAGGGCAGGAATGGTGAGACCAGAGGACTGAGTCGAAGCGGCCACCTTTGGCTACAATTGTTTGCAAAATTGATCGGGCAAGCTCCGGGCTTCGGACTCGGAGACTACGTAAAGTCGCCCGAAGTGGCTCGAATTGGGCTAAAAAGAGATGGTTTGCTGTGAGTTTACAAAGGAACTCCGTTTCTTTGTCTTCCATGGATAATCTATGGAGAGATTAACCGGTATTGATGCATACATACAGCTTCGGTAAACGTCTAGGTTTCCGTCCAAAAAGGACCGCCGCAGCGGAGTTGAGATCGGTTAATATATAGTTGAAGAAATATGAGAGGGAAAGTTGGATGCTGGGATTATTATACAAGCAAGATGAGTTGAGCTGGGGATGCAGGAAAGCAAGAACGAAGGGGAGCAAGAAGGgttaatttcattttgcaccctttaaacttcaattttagAAATGAAACACCCTACTCCCTAAATTATAAATTTCGTCCCACTTCAATGCAATTCTTAGACGGAACgcgaaagaaacaaaattttttggggacaaaaatataaattcatgagacccaaaaaaacaaaaaaaatcctcTCTCAGTGCTCTCAGTCCACTGAGATTCTTTTGGTCTACATTCATCTACTGATTCTTATATTCATCTTAATTTAATGATCCCTTCTCCTTGTTCTACTCCTCACCAGCCCGCCCAATAATCTAACTCTTTCACCTTTTCCAACTCAATTTTTAATCTCcaaaaaattggcaaaattttctaatttgttGAAATCCAAGGTGCAAGCGGTGTCTTGCCCGTCAATATAGGCCTAAATTCTAAGATAATGCATTTTAAATTTTAGCAGTGTTTAGAATAGTGATTTCTGGACGAGTTTCTTGATGTCCAATTAGCTGAAATGAAAAGTTGCTGACACTAAGGTTCAAGGATACTGAGGATTTCAAATAACAATCACAAAACCAATCTAACTGTGTTAGAATTTTCAAACCTAGGTTATCCATGAAATTGgttaaatcaaaaaaaattagTCGAGGAATTCTAGAAGTCAGATGCAGTTaagaaaaattgattttttttcatatcaCACCCCATTGTCATCAATTTTTACATTGACCGCAAATGTCTCTTGTTCTTCAACATTATCACCATCGTTGTTGTGTTTGGCTGAGAATAATACTTTTAGCTGGCCTTTTTTTTTGGACATAGGGGTTTAAATATGGGGTGATTAAAGGATTGTCTATGGTCTGACCATGATTTTGTGGGTTTCGAGAAAATTTGGACTTTTTGCTGTAAATTGAAAGTGGAAATGGGATTGTTTGACGAACAAAAAGCAAATCATTGTTAGTATATAGGTTAGAAGGTTTTAGATACTTGCATAGTTTgatattttaattcaaattgGCAAGCTAAAAATGGGATTGTTTAACGAACAAATCATTGTTGGTATATAGGCTAGCAGGTATTAGATACTTGCAAACTTTGATATTTAAATTCAAACTGAGATAAATGTGACATACATTTAAACTCGTAAATACATACATTAACAGTTAACAGTGTAAAAAAGATTAATACTTAATGATATTATCAAAGCAAAAAAGTCCACCTTCATATAAGTTGGTATTTCACATTGCTTCATAAACTAATTTTGTCAAAACATTCcctcgaaaaaaaaaggaaagttttGTCAAAATATTACACTTTGCCCCCTATAcacttttttgcttttctttttcccagcTAATGGAGAGTCTGTTATTACTACGATGGTAGAATGTTCCCAATTGATACCGTCCCCAATTTGTGCTTCTCACGAATTTTGACCCTAAGTTGGGCTGCCAGAGCCAGCGGACGCGACTTGCACATAGATAAATTGTTCAGTCAAAAATCGTTTTcccttctgatttttttttcttggcagttcctccaattatttaacattttatcttttttttttaatttctcctCCCTCTTCACTTCCATTTTTAACTTTTCTTTCAACCCGATATTGCTCAGGTTACTTACTAGGCCCTACTAACATTTTACGTTCAAAATCATCAAGATATGTCATAAAAGTATGAGAGCCCCACCATGGCTAGATCCATAGCTTTTTAGAGGCAAGATGACTTAATTGAGCAATATATGGATATGGTAATAAGGGAACATATGAATTTATTGTACAATTGATCCTCACCTTTTATCCCCTTATGTTGTTCTGATAGTAACTGAAATTTCATATAGTAGCAAAGTCAAAATTCAAAGAAAGTGGGAGCAAGACTATGCATTGTAAGTATAATGTGTTGCATACTATCCAAGCATAATATGGAAGCATTAAGATGTTCAAGCAGAATTGAACCAATTGACTGCCTTCAAGAACATCTAATTCTTAGAAAGAAAGACTACAGGAATATGTTTGAATCATcccattatttttattttcaaatgaaaagcCAAAGGTGTCTTCTTcattagctcaccccattcacAACTTCAGCTTGGAGATTCAGACCTTTTTTTGCTGCAAATCAAGAATTCATGCATTAGtatgagaagccatctttttccATGCTTGTAAGCACAACACATAGCTTTTgcctttctgttttttttttggtttggacTGGAATAGATTTTAACTGGCAGAACGAGTTAGCTTGCAAGCCTAGGTCAAGAATAAAATTCTTTACCTAATATAGTAAAAATGGACTTCAACTTGCGGGCTGTGTTAAATTCTTGTGTATACCTGTAGATATTAAGCTTCAAGATTTTCTTGATGCACCCTGACACCAAGGAAAACATCTTTAATGAGATGTAACTTTCTGACAACTTCATTCATATGCATCCTACCATTTGGTAATCTTGCAGAGCACTTAAGTCCAATTTTCAGCAGGGAAATAATGCACTCCATCTCTTTTCCACCATTGCTATTTTTCCCTCCAGGAGTCATATTTCTGTTTTCATCTCCCTCAAGAAAAAGCAACGGGTCCACGATCTCAGGAACTCGTTCATGCAAAGCCCCATCAACATAGTTATGCAGATCAAGATCACCCACGAATATATCATCTGTTGGTCTCCTCCCTGTAATCATCTCTAGCAAAAGAATGCCGTAGCTGTAGACATCCCCCTGAGTTGATGGCGCAAGACCCATTCCATACTCTGAGATTTTGTTTCTAGACATATTATTATTGGGTAGTAAAAgaaaaactataaaaaaaaactaagtgaTTAAAATTAATCAAATGTTAGATTGGGGCATAAtggaccttcttttagaacgaAATGACTTAATTAAAATTAGCTACTATGCATCGGTGATTAGAGATCTCATagtaattataataaaaaattaaaaagaattaaataacATCTTGACCATAATAAGTTGTAATTTGTAATTACCTGGAGCTGCATAACCGATTGATCCTTTTATGGCAATAGTACTACTGGTTCTTTGCTCGGAAGAAGTGTTGATGTGTTTCGGGAGAAGCCTTGCCAATCCAAAATCACCCACATGAGCAACAAGATCATTGTCAAGAAGAATGTTACTTGGTTTTAGATCACAGTGAACAATCTCAGCTTCGCAGTGGTCGTGAAGATATTGCAATGCTGAAGCCACATCAATTCCAATATTTAGCTTCTGAAGAAGATTAAGACTTCTTGAGCTTGTTGCCTGATCAGTTGTCTCTGAAGGATGCAGCCACAGGTCCAGATTTCCATTTTCCATGAACTCATAGATTAGAGCTTTGAATTCATCACCCTTGGAATCAATACTGGAGCAATAACTCACGATAGAAACGAGGTTTCTATGGCGAATATTTCTCAATGCTTTGCACTCGGCCTTAAAACTTTTCGAAGCTCCGTTCTTTTGAAGATCAAGAACTTTCACTGCAACAAGCTTGTTGCCATGTTTTTCTAGCCTTCCTTTGTAGACAGCTCCAAAATTTCCTGAACCAATTAAGTTTTCTAGAGAAAATCCTGAAGTTGCACGATGAAGTTCATGGTAAGAAATTCGCAAGAGCTCATCGATTCTTGGGGGCATGCTAGAGAATCCGGCCAccattcttctttctctttttcgaTGTACCAAGGAATATAACAACAATGCACCAAGAACTAGAAGCGTTGCCGGTAAAACAATGGACAACAATATGATAACCTTCAgctttcctctgtttttcccCTTAATCACTGGGCAAGGTGGGAACTCCAATTCTGCAATGCCTCCACAGAGTTTTTTGTTGCCAGTCAATGATATTTGACTTGCATTACCGAAAATTCCAGTGTTTGGTATCTCGCCCTCGATGTCGTTGTAGGAAAGATTTAAGTGGCTCAAAGAGTGAAGCTTCTCAAGTTCTCTGGGTATTGGACCAGTcaagttattacttgaaaggtCTAATTGCTGGATGCTCTTCCAAGAAGCCAAATTTGGTGGAATTGTTCCTTGGAAAAAATTGGCTTCCATATAAAGATTCTCCAGATCTGAACAATCAGCAAGTGAGATGGGTATATCGCCAGAAAATTGGTTGTGGGAAACCGAGAAATTCACCAAATGTACAAGCTTTCCAACTTCAGGAGGCAGAGAACCAGTGAAAGAATTTTCACTTAATACCATAGC
Coding sequences within it:
- the LOC113706490 gene encoding uncharacterized protein isoform X2, whose amino-acid sequence is MWGLRSSSTLASIFLLLSVAMSFSASKQFKNETDRLALLEFKKQIYNDPLGVLNSWNLSQHHCQWEGVTCGTRHQRVIALTLRHKQLSGTISPHVGNLSFMRFIQLGENQFHGEIPQEFGRLFRLRVLNLSSNAIGGKIPANLSYCSELVTISLIENKLEGKIPIDQLSNLKKLKGIFFSINNLTGEIPSSIGNLSSLTSLSLALNNLEGNLPMEMGLLKRLSFFSAPANKLSGIIPASIFNSSAITVISVGGNSFHGSLPTNIGLTLPNLEALAVGGNNFYGNFPSSITNASGLEILDLPYNKFAGQVPANLGDLTNLQLLNLDTNLFGGNSTGDLDFIASLTNCSDLRILALGYNNFGGIIPRDFGKLPNLQGLRLNQNDLSGQIVSTLCNNTNLFFLDLSFNQFEGGNIFDNVLMSCQNLQYLDISQNNFTGIISPHFLQTHSSLIAMVLSENSFTGSLPPEVGKLVHLVNFSVSHNQFSGDIPISLADCSDLENLYMEANFFQGTIPPNLASWKSIQQLDLSSNNLTGPIPRELEKLHSLSHLNLSYNDIEGEIPNTGIFGNASQISLTGNKKLCGGIAELEFPPCPVIKGKNRGKLKVIILLSIVLPATLLVLGALLLYSLVHRKRERRMVAGFSSMPPRIDELLRISYHELHRATSGFSLENLIGSGNFGAVYKGRLEKHGNKLVAVKVLDLQKNGASKSFKAECKALRNIRHRNLVSIVSYCSSIDSKGDEFKALIYEFMENGNLDLWLHPSETTDQATSSRSLNLLQKLNIGIDVASALQYLHDHCEAEIVHCDLKPSNILLDNDLVAHVGDFGLARLLPKHINTSSEQRTSSTIAIKGSIGYAAPEYGMGLAPSTQGDVYSYGILLLEMITGRRPTDDIFVGDLDLHNYVDGALHERVPEIVDPLLFLEGDENRNMTPGGKNSNGGKEMECIISLLKIGLKCSARLPNGRMHMNEVVRKLHLIKDVFLGVRVHQENLEA
- the LOC113706490 gene encoding receptor kinase-like protein Xa21 isoform X1, coding for MWGLRSSSTLASIFLLLSVAMSFSASKQFKNETDRLALLEFKKQIYNDPLGVLNSWNLSQHHCQWEGVTCGTRHQRVIALTLRHKQLSGTISPHVGNLSFMRFIQLGENQFHGEIPQEFGRLFRLRVLNLSSNAIGGKIPANLSYCSELVTISLIENKLEGKIPIDQLSNLKKLKGIFFSINNLTGEIPSSIGNLSSLTSLSLALNNLEGNLPMEMGLLKRLSFFSAPANKLSGIIPASIFNSSAITVISVGGNSFHGSLPTNIGLTLPNLEALAVGGNNFYGNFPSSITNASGLEILDLPYNKFAGQVPANLGDLTNLQLLNLDTNLFGGNSTGDLDFIASLTNCSDLRILALGYNNFGGNIPKLMANLSKQLTELYLGGNQLSGPIPEGFGNFVNLYKLDLELNSFSGIIPRDFGKLPNLQGLRLNQNDLSGQIVSTLCNNTNLFFLDLSFNQFEGGNIFDNVLMSCQNLQYLDISQNNFTGIISPHFLQTHSSLIAMVLSENSFTGSLPPEVGKLVHLVNFSVSHNQFSGDIPISLADCSDLENLYMEANFFQGTIPPNLASWKSIQQLDLSSNNLTGPIPRELEKLHSLSHLNLSYNDIEGEIPNTGIFGNASQISLTGNKKLCGGIAELEFPPCPVIKGKNRGKLKVIILLSIVLPATLLVLGALLLYSLVHRKRERRMVAGFSSMPPRIDELLRISYHELHRATSGFSLENLIGSGNFGAVYKGRLEKHGNKLVAVKVLDLQKNGASKSFKAECKALRNIRHRNLVSIVSYCSSIDSKGDEFKALIYEFMENGNLDLWLHPSETTDQATSSRSLNLLQKLNIGIDVASALQYLHDHCEAEIVHCDLKPSNILLDNDLVAHVGDFGLARLLPKHINTSSEQRTSSTIAIKGSIGYAAPEYGMGLAPSTQGDVYSYGILLLEMITGRRPTDDIFVGDLDLHNYVDGALHERVPEIVDPLLFLEGDENRNMTPGGKNSNGGKEMECIISLLKIGLKCSARLPNGRMHMNEVVRKLHLIKDVFLGVRVHQENLEA